Part of the Candidatus Eisenbacteria bacterium genome is shown below.
CGCGGCACACGTTCGCCTGCCGATATCTGGAGGCGGGCGGCACGCTCACGATGCTCCAGGAGATCCTCGGGCACGCGAGCATGGAGCAGACCCAGCAGTATGGCCGTCCCGACGCCAGGGCGATCAGGAGCGACGCGGATCACGTGTTCGCTCGTTGGGAAGCTCAAACCGGGAACAAAACCGGGAACATCGCCGTTTTGGGCGTTCCCGGGTCTATGCAGTGACCGAGCAAATCTGTAGAATGACCGCCACTTGCGCCCGTAGCTCAGCTGGATAGAGCGTCTGCCTCCGGAGCAGAAGGCCAGGGGTTCGAATCCCTTCGGGCGCACCATTATCACGGCACCGGCACTTCTCCCGGCATCCTCTCTCCGGTACCATCGGGTCCATGGACGAGCGCCAGGGCTTCCGCTGGACGGAGCGCCGCGTGGCGCGCTTCGTCACGATGATCCTGAGCGGCGCCGTCGTCCTCGCCGACATCTACCTCTTCTTCATGGTCTCGCGAATGCCTGCGGAGGGCATGGCCGGCTGGAAGCCCATGATCCTCGCCGGCGTGATCGCCGTCTTCCTGTTCGCGACCTACCGGTTCCGCCGCCAGCTCCGGCTCTTCCGCGCGGGAGAGTAGGGGCCTTCCGATCCCCGCGAGGTGCCAGGCGTCCGCCAGCGCACGCCGGGCCCATTCCGCAAGGGCACGGAGATTGCAGTCCCAACTGCATCGTGGAATCCGAATCGCGTAAGCGAATGCAACCTGCAATGGACGACCTCGCGGGTGACGAGCTGTTTTTTGCCACCCTCCAGGAAATTACCAGCCTCATCAACGGCGGGCGTGCTCAGGAGACGATCTTCGAGTCCGTCCTGAGCTGCGCCCTGCGGATGCTGCACGCCCAGGCGGTCTTCCTGATCACGGTGGACGGCGGCAGGATCCGGAAGTTCGCGCGGCGCGTCTCGCCCGAAGGGCACCTCCACGAGGTCGAGCGTTACGAGCTTCCGAGCCACGCCGGGATCTCGCGCTGGGTGCTCCTCGAGGGGCAGCCGGTGCACGTTCCCGACGTCGGCACCGACCCGCGCTATCACCCGAGCGTGGACTCGCTCCCCGGGATCCGGACCTCCGCGGTCCTCGCGGCGCCGCTCAAGGTGCGCGACGCGGTCCTCGGCGTGCTCGTCGCGGTGAACCGGTTCGAGGAGACGTCCTTCGACGCGCGGCACCTTCGCATCCTCACCCTCCTCGCGAACCAGACGGCCATCGCGATCGAGAACGGGAAGCTCTACCGTCGCGCGGAACAGCTCGCGGTGACGGACGATCTCACGCAGGTCTACAACTACCGCTTCCTCAAGATGGCGCTCCGCCGCGAGGTGAAGCGCGCGGCCAGATTCGCTCAGAACTTCTCGGTGCTCATGATCGACGTGGACAATCTCAAGCGGTACAACGACCAGAACGGGCACCTGCGCGGAAGCGAGGTGCTCCGCATGGTGGCGCAGATCCTGACGCGCGAGGCGCGGTCGATCGATCTCGTGGCCAAGTACGGCGGCGACGAGTTCGTGATCATCCTGCCGCAGACCGAGCGCGAAGGTGCGCGGGTGCTGGCCGAGCGCATCAAGCAGTCCGTCGAGACCACCGCGTTTCCGCTCGTCCCGCCCGGCGTGATCACCGTGAGCCTGGGCCTCGCGACCTACCCGGAGAACGGCTTCACCGCCGGCGAGCTCCTCGAGTCCGCCGACGTCGCGCTCTACGGCGCCAAGGAATCGGGGAAGAACCGCGTCTCCTCGGCGGCCTCCGACGGTCCGGCGCGTCGCGCGGGCGCTCCGTCGAAGCCGGAATCGCTTTGACTCGCGCGCCCGGCCGACCGTAACGTCCGGCCGTGGCCGACTCGCTTCACGATCCCGCGCGGGCGCTCCTCGCGATCGCGGGCGCCGGCGCGCTCGTGTTCCTGTCGAAGGCGCTCGCCCGCTCCGGACGCGTCTCCGTCCCGCTCCAGCGGAAGGCGCTGCACGCCGCGGTCGGACTCCTCACGGTGTTCCTCACGCCGTGGTTCCGCCACCTCGGCTGGGCGCTCGTCGCTCCGGTTCTCTTCACGCTCCTGAACGCGTCGGCCAAGGCGCGCGCGCTGATGCCCGGAATGGCGGACTCCCCGCGCGAGGCGCGAGGGCTCTGGACCTTCCCGCTCGCCGTCGCGCTCACCTACGTCCTCTTCTGGGAGGAGAGCCCGCGGCCGGCGATCCTCGCGGGCCTGGCGGCGCTCTCGCTCGCGGATCCCGCCGCGTTCCTCGTCGGTTCACGCTGGGGTCAGCGGCGTCTCCGTCCCGCGCCGGGCGGACGCACCCTCGAGGGGTCCCTCGCATTCCTCCTGGTGGCGGCGCTCACGACGGGGCTCGTCGCTTCGATCGCGGGGGAAGGGGCGTTTCCGTGGCGGATGGGCATCGGATGCGGGGTCGTGGGCGCGGCCGTCGAAGCGTTCACGC
Proteins encoded:
- a CDS encoding tyrosine-type recombinase/integrase; its protein translation is SVHLHIDRRVASESERLIPPLLDDPFQADGLQGRLAEKAIANLSSPTRRDLAGLERFHVHQTRHTFACRYLEAGGTLTMLQEILGHASMEQTQQYGRPDARAIRSDADHVFARWEAQTGNKTGNIAVLGVPGSMQ
- a CDS encoding sensor domain-containing diguanylate cyclase, whose protein sequence is MDDLAGDELFFATLQEITSLINGGRAQETIFESVLSCALRMLHAQAVFLITVDGGRIRKFARRVSPEGHLHEVERYELPSHAGISRWVLLEGQPVHVPDVGTDPRYHPSVDSLPGIRTSAVLAAPLKVRDAVLGVLVAVNRFEETSFDARHLRILTLLANQTAIAIENGKLYRRAEQLAVTDDLTQVYNYRFLKMALRREVKRAARFAQNFSVLMIDVDNLKRYNDQNGHLRGSEVLRMVAQILTREARSIDLVAKYGGDEFVIILPQTEREGARVLAERIKQSVETTAFPLVPPGVITVSLGLATYPENGFTAGELLESADVALYGAKESGKNRVSSAASDGPARRAGAPSKPESL